A genome region from Nocardia sp. NBC_00565 includes the following:
- a CDS encoding dihydrofolate reductase family protein: MKLTVQTFLTLDGVMQAPGGPEEDPSDAFTHGGWQAPFPDQAVGEFVTELNSHASAFLFGRRTFDIFRSYWPDQTDPGNPIATAINSLPKYVVSNSLSEADTTWRGEHPDTARLLTGDIVAAVQVLKDQPGDELQIWGSGKLLQTLLQHELVDRFRLMTFPLILGSGRRLFNDGILPATMRPVELTVTDLGIVLGTYEPAGPVRHGQM; the protein is encoded by the coding sequence ATGAAGCTCACCGTTCAGACGTTCCTGACCCTCGACGGCGTGATGCAGGCCCCCGGCGGACCCGAGGAAGATCCCAGCGACGCCTTCACCCACGGCGGCTGGCAGGCCCCGTTCCCGGACCAAGCCGTCGGCGAGTTCGTCACCGAACTCAACAGCCACGCCAGCGCGTTCCTGTTCGGTCGCAGAACATTCGACATCTTCCGCAGCTACTGGCCCGATCAGACCGACCCCGGCAACCCCATCGCCACCGCGATCAACTCGCTGCCCAAATACGTCGTGTCCAACTCCCTCAGCGAGGCCGATACCACGTGGCGCGGCGAGCACCCCGACACCGCTCGCCTCCTGACCGGCGACATCGTCGCGGCGGTGCAGGTGCTGAAGGACCAACCCGGCGACGAGCTGCAGATCTGGGGAAGCGGCAAACTGCTCCAGACACTGTTGCAGCACGAGCTCGTCGACCGCTTCCGCCTGATGACGTTTCCGCTGATACTCGGCTCCGGTCGCCGCTTGTTCAACGACGGCATCCTCCCGGCGACGATGCGCCCAGTCGAGCTCACCGTGACCGATCTCGGCATCGTCCTCGGCACCTACGAACCAGCCGGCCCGGTTCGCCACGGCCAGATGTAA
- a CDS encoding FAD-dependent monooxygenase, whose translation MKIVCIGGGPAGLYFAISMKRRDPAHDITVIDRDPPGSTYGWGVVYWDDLLDILYRNDPDSAQAVRAGSVLWREQAIHVRDDQTAHFGGYGFSMGRAALLDVLSRRASDLGVDIQHRREVHDLSGFDDTDLIVASDGAHSRVRQLGNHRFGTSVTLGENRYIWLGADKVFTRFTFAFEHTSAGWIWFHAYPSVAEKISTCIVECQPQTWHGLGFDSLDNLENLRVLENIFTRLLDGHSLISKTRGEFARWSRFPEVTNKTWYHDNVVLLGDAAHTTHFTIGSGTRLAIVDAVVLAQNLYEHAEIADALDNYDAQRRAALRPIQAAARTSMIWFEHADRYLDRSAVQFAYAMAARHGPQMPWRYQRHLLTQVPTVRKIRRAIDSGQRWWRAARRGELAMALPSPRRPPEPIPTDQSMF comes from the coding sequence ATGAAGATTGTGTGTATCGGTGGCGGGCCGGCCGGGTTGTACTTCGCTATTTCGATGAAGCGGCGCGACCCAGCCCATGACATCACGGTGATCGACCGCGATCCCCCCGGGTCCACCTATGGCTGGGGCGTCGTGTATTGGGACGACCTGCTCGACATTCTGTATCGGAATGACCCCGACAGCGCCCAGGCGGTGCGTGCCGGGTCGGTCCTATGGCGTGAACAGGCAATCCATGTGCGCGACGACCAGACCGCACATTTCGGCGGCTACGGGTTCAGCATGGGGCGCGCGGCATTGCTCGACGTACTTTCCCGACGGGCGAGCGACCTGGGCGTCGATATCCAGCACAGGCGAGAGGTCCACGATCTGTCCGGCTTCGACGACACCGATCTCATCGTCGCCTCCGACGGCGCGCACAGCCGGGTACGGCAGCTGGGTAATCATCGTTTCGGCACGTCCGTCACACTCGGCGAGAATCGATATATCTGGCTCGGTGCGGACAAGGTCTTCACCCGATTTACCTTCGCCTTCGAACACACCTCGGCCGGTTGGATCTGGTTCCATGCTTACCCGTCGGTTGCCGAAAAAATCAGCACCTGCATCGTTGAGTGCCAACCGCAGACTTGGCATGGACTGGGATTCGATTCCCTGGACAACCTGGAGAACTTGCGTGTTCTGGAGAACATATTCACGCGCCTTCTCGACGGTCACTCGTTGATCAGCAAGACACGAGGCGAGTTCGCAAGGTGGAGCCGCTTTCCCGAGGTAACCAACAAGACCTGGTATCACGACAACGTGGTGCTGCTCGGCGATGCAGCGCACACGACGCACTTCACCATCGGTTCGGGCACCCGGTTGGCAATCGTCGACGCCGTCGTGCTCGCACAGAACCTCTACGAGCATGCCGAGATCGCCGACGCGCTGGACAACTACGATGCGCAGCGGCGCGCTGCGCTGCGCCCGATACAGGCCGCCGCCCGTACCAGCATGATCTGGTTCGAACACGCCGACCGGTATCTCGACCGCAGCGCCGTGCAGTTCGCCTATGCGATGGCGGCTCGGCACGGGCCACAAATGCCGTGGCGATACCAGCGACACCTGCTCACACAGGTACCCACTGTGCGAAAGATCCGCCGTGCCATCGACTCCGGACAGCGGTGGTGGCGGGCAGCCCGACGAGGGGAACTCGCGATGGCACTGCCCTCGCCACGACGCCCACCCGAACCGATCCCGACCGATCAGTCGATGTTCTGA
- a CDS encoding protein kinase domain-containing protein — translation MDGPGWRVGSRYGPYELRSLLGKGGMGEVYEAFDTVKNRVVAVKLLSEELAKDPVYQVRFRRESQAAARLAEPHIIPIHDWGVIDGVLFIDMRLVPGVDLRGILRDQGALSAERTIGIIEQIAAGLDAAHADGLVHRDVKPANILVTDADFAYLVDFGIAHTEGDSAVTQVGMAIGSYTYMAPERFDAGPVTGRADTYSLACVLHECLTGATPFPAGSMSVLIRSHLSEPPPRPSVQRPGVPAAMDEVIARGMAKEPADRFPTATDLARAARAALATAPAPNTPTLIVRPPDPARGPSDQAVVHRSPVPADATGELSIPAVIHPTGPTVISLADLQFTPLPPQQPAATPAASPVRPFPDAHLYAESEQTRENPYAAQQSEEPPTRQYPDRPQYPDQPQYPEVSQAEQTRRYPESHYPEARYPEPRYPEPQYQEPQYPEQYGAQQYSPAPEPRRAPLPQPFSGAPPFDLPPGPSHAANPYRTPEPSPEYQGYSEPEYADDYYGRDPAAHPDRRRDRSIVLPIMVAVFVIVVLAVGGAIGWQVIGSRDSGNSNDNQAGAQVTTTAARGTSGGSTTAPPTSTTKAAPTSVTLPAGATPCTNGQPAAGSFAQSATGSSVTSCGFAEAVRQAYSESASTNVSRSSRSVVATSPVTGRTYTMNCIADGPLVTCSGGENAVVYVY, via the coding sequence GTGGACGGACCTGGATGGAGGGTCGGCAGTCGGTACGGGCCGTACGAGCTGAGATCGCTGCTGGGCAAGGGGGGTATGGGCGAGGTCTACGAGGCCTTCGACACGGTGAAGAACCGGGTGGTAGCGGTCAAACTGCTGTCCGAGGAACTCGCCAAAGATCCCGTGTACCAGGTACGTTTCCGCCGCGAATCGCAGGCCGCCGCCCGGCTGGCCGAGCCGCACATCATCCCGATCCACGACTGGGGCGTCATCGATGGCGTGCTGTTCATCGATATGCGACTTGTCCCCGGCGTCGATCTGCGCGGCATCCTGCGCGATCAGGGGGCGTTGAGCGCCGAGCGCACGATCGGCATCATCGAGCAGATCGCCGCGGGCCTGGACGCCGCGCACGCCGACGGACTCGTGCATCGCGATGTCAAACCAGCCAATATCCTGGTCACCGACGCGGATTTCGCGTATCTGGTCGACTTCGGGATCGCCCACACCGAGGGCGACAGCGCGGTGACCCAGGTGGGTATGGCGATCGGCTCCTATACCTATATGGCGCCGGAGCGGTTCGATGCCGGGCCGGTGACCGGCCGCGCCGATACCTACTCACTGGCCTGTGTGCTGCACGAATGCCTCACCGGGGCGACGCCGTTCCCGGCCGGCAGCATGAGTGTGCTGATCCGGTCGCATCTTTCCGAGCCGCCGCCGCGACCGAGTGTGCAGCGACCGGGAGTTCCCGCGGCGATGGACGAGGTGATCGCCCGCGGTATGGCCAAGGAGCCCGCCGACCGCTTCCCGACCGCGACCGATCTGGCGCGCGCGGCCAGGGCGGCGCTGGCCACCGCGCCCGCGCCGAATACTCCGACGCTGATCGTGCGTCCGCCCGATCCGGCCCGCGGTCCCTCGGATCAGGCCGTGGTCCACCGCAGTCCGGTACCCGCGGACGCGACCGGCGAGTTGTCGATTCCCGCGGTGATCCATCCGACCGGGCCGACGGTGATTTCGCTCGCCGACCTGCAGTTCACGCCATTGCCGCCGCAGCAGCCCGCGGCCACTCCGGCCGCGTCGCCGGTGCGGCCATTTCCGGACGCGCACCTGTACGCGGAATCGGAGCAGACTCGGGAGAATCCGTACGCCGCGCAACAGTCGGAGGAGCCGCCGACGCGGCAGTATCCGGACCGGCCGCAGTATCCGGACCAGCCGCAGTACCCCGAGGTGTCGCAGGCCGAACAGACCCGGCGATATCCGGAGTCCCACTATCCGGAAGCTCGATACCCGGAGCCGCGGTATCCGGAGCCGCAATACCAGGAACCGCAATATCCGGAACAGTATGGCGCGCAACAGTATTCGCCCGCTCCGGAGCCCCGGCGTGCCCCGCTGCCGCAACCCTTCTCCGGCGCACCGCCGTTCGACCTGCCGCCCGGCCCCTCGCACGCGGCCAACCCCTACCGGACGCCCGAACCCTCGCCCGAATACCAAGGCTATTCGGAGCCCGAATACGCGGACGACTACTACGGCCGGGATCCCGCCGCCCATCCGGATCGGCGGCGCGATCGCTCGATCGTGCTGCCCATCATGGTCGCCGTCTTCGTCATCGTCGTCCTCGCCGTCGGTGGCGCGATCGGCTGGCAGGTGATCGGTTCCCGCGACTCCGGCAATTCGAACGACAACCAGGCGGGCGCGCAGGTGACCACGACGGCCGCCCGCGGCACCAGCGGCGGCTCGACCACCGCGCCGCCGACCTCGACCACCAAGGCCGCCCCCACCTCGGTCACCCTGCCCGCGGGTGCGACGCCGTGCACGAACGGGCAGCCGGCGGCGGGCAGCTTCGCCCAATCGGCCACCGGATCCTCGGTCACCAGTTGCGGTTTCGCCGAAGCGGTCCGCCAGGCATATTCCGAATCCGCCTCGACGAACGTCTCGCGCTCGTCGCGCTCGGTCGTCGCGACCAGCCCGGTCACCGGCCGGACCTACACGATGAATTGCATCGCCGACGGACCACTGGTCACCTGCAGCGGCGGTGAGAACGCGGTGGTGTACGTCTACTGA
- a CDS encoding response regulator transcription factor: MSAASGEDAVTVLVVDDQELVRGGLRRILRRRDGFVIAECADGDEVPAAIAAHRPDVVLMDLRMKRVGGIDATRTLRARDGAPPVLVLTTFDDDQLLSGALRAGAAGFLLKDSPAEDLIRAVRTVAAGGAWLDPSVTGRVLSAYRTVRPVATREDSRLAELTAREYEVLELIGRGRVNTEIARELSISEVTVKSHVGHIFGKLELRDRAAAIVFAFDHGVVAPGESTA; this comes from the coding sequence GTGTCTGCGGCCAGTGGCGAGGACGCCGTCACCGTCCTGGTTGTCGATGATCAGGAGCTCGTCCGCGGCGGCCTGCGGCGCATTCTGCGGCGGCGCGATGGATTCGTGATCGCCGAATGCGCCGACGGCGATGAGGTGCCCGCCGCGATCGCGGCGCATCGACCCGATGTCGTGCTGATGGATCTGCGGATGAAACGCGTCGGCGGCATCGACGCGACCCGCACGCTACGCGCGCGCGACGGCGCGCCGCCGGTGCTGGTGCTCACCACCTTCGACGACGACCAGCTGCTCTCCGGTGCGCTGCGGGCCGGGGCGGCCGGATTCCTCCTCAAGGATTCGCCCGCCGAGGATCTCATTCGGGCGGTGCGCACGGTCGCCGCCGGCGGGGCGTGGTTGGACCCGTCGGTCACCGGGCGGGTGCTCTCGGCATACCGGACGGTTCGCCCCGTCGCCACCCGCGAGGACAGCAGACTCGCCGAACTCACCGCCCGCGAGTACGAGGTGCTCGAATTGATCGGCCGCGGCCGGGTCAACACGGAAATCGCGCGCGAACTCAGCATCTCGGAAGTCACCGTGAAAAGCCATGTCGGACACATATTCGGCAAACTGGAGCTGCGGGATCGGGCCGCCGCGATCGTCTTTGCGTTTGACCACGGGGTGGTCGCACCAGGAGAATCCACAGCTTGA
- a CDS encoding sensor histidine kinase produces MDVIHAITSSADAQPAIPFRESGRIRDRFAAFLRNPGAVVRRNFEELPFDYPPSVMISADAALLVVGVGAIIQRHDYFPTALPILAVLLVFVSVPLFCFFGVTPSPILLAVSGLAATAILLAQPVPADFSPFILVVMVGEVAAIVRKRFSALFAVIAMIELLAFDAAGHLMWSVTGQRLQGIQMYAIGIALGWLVGVMLQYQRKFLYQERQSQQIRAARAADEERRRIAREVHDVIAHSLSITLLHLTAARHALQTDRDVDEAVDALVDAERLGRQAMADIRRTIGLLDAGPSKLVPEPGIRDIDDLVGDFAGAGLDVRYTRADDLNAVSAAVGLALYRIGQESLANVIKHAPGATATVRLEVDSAVARLIVNNTLPTGLPPDLGGGMGLSGMRQRAELLGGRIETGPYDDGWAVRAEFPLSGGRAWFGPCGVPDILHGAATAMHDKVEAMRRDGLGEGV; encoded by the coding sequence ATGGATGTGATCCACGCCATCACGTCGTCGGCGGACGCCCAACCGGCGATACCGTTCCGGGAGAGTGGGCGCATCCGGGATCGGTTCGCGGCCTTCCTGCGCAATCCCGGGGCCGTGGTGCGCCGCAACTTCGAAGAGTTGCCGTTCGACTACCCGCCCTCGGTGATGATCAGCGCCGACGCGGCCCTGCTCGTCGTCGGTGTCGGCGCGATCATCCAGCGGCACGACTACTTCCCGACGGCACTGCCGATTCTGGCGGTCCTGCTGGTCTTCGTCTCGGTACCGCTGTTCTGCTTCTTCGGGGTGACCCCGAGCCCGATCCTGCTCGCGGTCTCCGGGCTGGCCGCGACCGCGATCCTGCTCGCTCAGCCGGTACCGGCCGACTTCTCCCCGTTCATTCTGGTGGTGATGGTCGGCGAGGTCGCGGCCATCGTGCGCAAACGCTTCAGCGCGCTCTTCGCGGTGATCGCGATGATCGAGTTACTGGCCTTCGACGCGGCCGGGCACCTGATGTGGAGTGTCACGGGTCAGCGGCTGCAGGGTATTCAGATGTACGCGATCGGCATCGCCCTGGGCTGGCTGGTCGGCGTGATGCTGCAGTACCAGCGCAAGTTCCTCTATCAGGAACGCCAGAGCCAGCAGATTCGGGCCGCCCGCGCCGCCGATGAGGAGCGCCGCCGGATCGCCCGCGAGGTACACGACGTCATCGCGCATTCGCTGAGCATCACGCTGCTGCACCTGACCGCGGCCCGGCACGCGCTGCAGACCGATCGCGATGTGGACGAGGCGGTGGACGCGCTGGTCGACGCCGAACGACTCGGCCGGCAGGCCATGGCCGATATCCGCCGCACCATCGGCCTGCTCGACGCGGGGCCGTCGAAACTCGTTCCGGAGCCCGGTATTCGCGATATCGATGACCTGGTCGGTGATTTCGCCGGTGCGGGCCTGGATGTCCGCTACACCCGTGCGGATGATCTGAACGCGGTCTCCGCCGCGGTCGGGCTCGCGCTCTATCGGATCGGGCAGGAATCCCTGGCCAACGTGATCAAACACGCACCCGGCGCGACCGCGACCGTGCGCTTGGAGGTGGACTCGGCGGTGGCCAGGCTCATCGTGAACAACACGCTGCCCACGGGATTGCCGCCTGATCTCGGCGGTGGAATGGGACTGTCCGGGATGCGCCAGCGTGCCGAACTGCTCGGCGGTCGCATCGAGACCGGGCCCTACGACGACGGCTGGGCGGTGCGGGCCGAGTTCCCGTTGAGTGGCGGGCGCGCCTGGTTCGGACCGTGTGGAGTACCCGATATCTTGCACGGCGCCGCGACCGCGATGCATGACAAGGTCGAGGCCATGCGCCGCGACGGCCTGGGGGAGGGCGTGTGA
- a CDS encoding ABC transporter ATP-binding protein, with product MLELTDITKQYRVGQQSVRALDGISLRIESGEFTSIIGPSGSGKSTLLHLLGALDTPDSGSIRFQGEEIGGLDDERQSEFRRHRVGFIFQFFNLLPTLTAWENVAIPKLLDGTGLRKAKPRALELLDRVGLSDRADHRPAELSGGQMQRVAVARALIMDPPLILADEPTGNLDSKTGASILKLLGDIAGSGSSVVMVTHDMGAIEYCDRVVTLRDGQIGSNDTVDIAQSKVRA from the coding sequence ATGCTGGAACTGACGGACATCACCAAGCAGTACCGCGTCGGCCAGCAGTCGGTGCGTGCGCTCGACGGCATCAGCCTGCGCATCGAATCCGGTGAATTCACCTCGATCATCGGGCCGTCCGGCTCAGGCAAGAGCACGCTGCTGCATCTGCTCGGCGCGCTCGACACCCCCGACTCCGGATCGATCCGATTCCAGGGCGAGGAGATCGGCGGTCTGGACGACGAGCGGCAGTCCGAATTCCGGCGCCACCGCGTCGGTTTCATCTTCCAGTTCTTCAACCTGCTGCCCACCCTCACCGCCTGGGAGAACGTCGCGATTCCGAAGCTGCTGGACGGCACCGGATTGCGCAAGGCCAAGCCGCGCGCGCTGGAACTGCTCGACCGGGTCGGGCTGAGCGACCGCGCCGATCATCGCCCCGCCGAGTTGTCCGGTGGTCAGATGCAGCGAGTCGCGGTGGCGCGGGCGCTGATCATGGATCCGCCGCTGATCCTGGCCGATGAGCCGACTGGCAACCTGGATTCGAAGACCGGCGCGTCCATCCTGAAGTTGCTCGGTGATATCGCGGGCAGCGGCAGTTCGGTGGTGATGGTCACCCACGATATGGGCGCGATCGAATATTGCGACCGCGTGGTCACCTTGCGCGACGGACAGATCGGCTCCAATGACACGGTCGATATCGCGCAGTCGAAGGTGCGCGCGTGA
- a CDS encoding ABC transporter permease, producing MIGAAWDRLRLFNIGELLAHRGRTLMSLAVMSISASLLVAVFSISGSVTGSVDRLTHSLGGKAALEVTGITDAGFEQQLLPRVATTPGVDKAVPMLRAQIGSGADRALLIGADASITTLGSELGGPMAAQASKLLTVPNGVLVGSAMGRSEGEQFAVGSATVTVAAVLDEQASKQLNQGHIIAAPLGLAQKLTDRVGRLDSIQIVAADGADIGRLRDTLTQVIEGRAVVADPGLRTAQAGGAIQIVRYSTLMASAAALIVSAFLIFNAMSMAVAQRRPVLSMLRAIGGKRGPMVRDLLVEAALLGVLGGTGGAVVGILTGRIAIERLPTAILQSVEARTEYLVPGYAIPAAIAACVLASVVAAAIAARQVYRVEPIEALVPVGAAQTDTMSTAMRWTSGALGVGLAVGAIVIAEVDLGRISLASISMTFVAAVTLCYAATGPIVRGTAAIARLFGAPGALGATTLERAPRRVWATAMTVMIGVSATVAMGGGAVNMVDSATATFADFDRTDLFVSPSSLEQFPTGPLLPNGLREKIAAVPGVKEVGPAQMAFATLGTGRVMLQGYPGDADESRTGSVSRDIMARLLTRDSVVLSRDVARSLGVSAGAELTLPTPTGDHTVRVLEVIPYFSAISGVVIMNLDQMRTWYQRPGETILAVDFQPGVDKSAVQAAIRQIVPADIHVGTGTQAVVAVSSSLRQGTAMSYAILWIVVLVATVALLNTLMLSVLERRRELGVLRAMGTSGKFLLRSVLAEAAGIGFIGAALGLVVGAVNQYLGTVALSHAMTINIGFEPSPMLLVYATAALALALLGSIPPALRAARMPIVEALAVD from the coding sequence GTGATCGGCGCGGCATGGGATCGGCTGCGACTGTTCAATATCGGTGAACTGCTGGCCCACCGCGGCCGGACCCTGATGTCGCTGGCCGTGATGTCCATCTCGGCCTCCCTGCTCGTCGCGGTGTTCAGCATCTCCGGCTCGGTCACCGGCTCGGTGGACCGGCTGACCCACAGCCTCGGCGGCAAGGCCGCGCTCGAGGTCACCGGCATCACCGACGCCGGATTCGAACAGCAGCTGTTACCACGCGTCGCGACCACACCCGGAGTCGACAAGGCGGTGCCGATGTTGCGCGCGCAGATCGGGTCGGGCGCGGATCGAGCGCTGCTGATCGGCGCCGACGCGAGCATCACGACTCTCGGCAGCGAACTGGGCGGACCGATGGCCGCGCAGGCGAGCAAGCTGCTCACCGTGCCCAACGGCGTCCTGGTCGGATCCGCGATGGGCCGCTCCGAGGGCGAGCAGTTCGCCGTGGGCTCGGCAACCGTCACCGTCGCGGCCGTTCTCGACGAACAGGCCTCGAAACAACTCAACCAGGGCCACATCATCGCCGCCCCACTCGGGCTCGCCCAGAAACTCACCGACCGGGTCGGTCGTCTGGACTCCATTCAAATCGTCGCCGCCGACGGCGCGGATATCGGCCGATTGCGCGACACCCTCACCCAGGTGATCGAGGGCCGCGCCGTGGTCGCCGATCCCGGACTGCGCACCGCGCAAGCCGGTGGCGCGATCCAGATCGTGCGGTATTCGACGCTCATGGCCTCGGCCGCGGCGCTGATCGTCTCGGCGTTCCTGATCTTCAACGCGATGAGTATGGCGGTCGCCCAACGCCGTCCGGTGCTGTCGATGCTGCGGGCCATCGGCGGTAAGCGGGGGCCGATGGTCCGAGATCTGCTGGTCGAGGCGGCGCTGCTCGGTGTGCTCGGCGGCACGGGTGGCGCGGTGGTCGGCATTCTCACGGGCCGCATCGCGATCGAGCGCCTGCCCACCGCGATCCTGCAATCGGTGGAGGCGCGGACCGAATACCTGGTGCCCGGCTACGCGATCCCGGCGGCGATCGCCGCCTGCGTGCTGGCCAGTGTGGTCGCCGCGGCGATCGCGGCCCGTCAGGTGTACCGAGTCGAACCCATCGAGGCGCTGGTTCCGGTGGGAGCGGCACAGACCGACACGATGAGCACGGCGATGCGCTGGACCTCCGGCGCGCTCGGCGTCGGTCTGGCCGTCGGCGCGATCGTCATCGCCGAGGTTGATCTGGGCCGGATATCGCTGGCGTCGATCTCGATGACCTTCGTGGCCGCGGTGACGCTGTGTTACGCCGCGACCGGTCCGATCGTGCGGGGGACGGCGGCGATCGCGCGCCTATTCGGTGCGCCGGGCGCGCTCGGGGCCACCACCTTGGAACGTGCGCCCCGGCGCGTGTGGGCGACCGCGATGACGGTGATGATCGGGGTATCGGCCACCGTCGCGATGGGCGGGGGCGCAGTCAATATGGTCGATTCGGCCACCGCCACCTTCGCCGACTTCGACCGGACGGACCTGTTCGTCAGCCCGAGCTCGCTCGAGCAGTTCCCGACGGGTCCGTTGCTGCCCAACGGATTACGCGAGAAGATCGCCGCCGTTCCGGGCGTGAAAGAGGTGGGCCCAGCACAGATGGCCTTCGCCACGCTCGGCACCGGACGGGTGATGCTGCAGGGTTATCCGGGCGATGCGGATGAGAGCCGGACCGGCTCGGTGAGCCGAGACATCATGGCCCGCTTGCTGACCCGGGACAGCGTAGTGCTCTCCCGCGATGTCGCGCGCTCGCTCGGTGTGAGTGCCGGGGCCGAGCTGACCCTGCCGACCCCGACCGGTGATCACACCGTGCGGGTGCTGGAAGTGATTCCCTACTTCTCGGCGATCTCAGGAGTGGTCATCATGAACCTCGACCAGATGCGCACGTGGTACCAGCGTCCGGGCGAGACGATTCTCGCGGTGGATTTCCAACCCGGCGTCGACAAGTCGGCGGTGCAGGCGGCGATCCGGCAGATTGTGCCCGCCGACATCCACGTCGGCACCGGCACGCAGGCAGTTGTCGCCGTCTCGTCGAGCCTGCGGCAGGGCACGGCGATGAGCTACGCCATCCTTTGGATCGTGGTGCTGGTGGCCACCGTTGCGCTGCTGAACACGCTGATGCTCTCGGTCCTGGAACGTCGCCGCGAACTCGGCGTGCTGCGGGCCATGGGCACCAGTGGCAAGTTCCTGCTGCGCTCGGTGCTCGCCGAGGCCGCAGGCATCGGATTCATCGGCGCCGCACTGGGTCTCGTCGTCGGCGCGGTAAACCAGTATCTGGGCACGGTCGCCCTCAGCCATGCCATGACCATCAATATCGGGTTCGAGCCGAGCCCGATGCTGCTGGTCTATGCCACCGCCGCATTGGCTTTGGCGCTGCTCGGCTCGATTCCGCCCGCGCTGCGCGCCGCGCGGATGCCGATCGTGGAAGCATTGGCCGTCGACTGA